The Flavobacteriales bacterium genomic interval GTAGGCGTCTATCGCAATAAGCCGTTCGTGGGTTTGGGGGGCCAGAACAATTGGATACGTTTCTAATGTTCAAAAGCGGCGGTTGATGCTTCCTAGGTGTTACCTATCGTATTCAAGCGGAACGATTGACGGACCGTGAAACACCAGTACAAAAAAAGCCCCGCAGCGACGATCGCTGCGGGGCTTTCATTTGTATTTCCTAGATCACTATTTCATCTCTTTCTTGTCGCCAGCATTGGATCCACGCATCTCTTTACGCTTCTCCATGTGTTCTGCTTTCTTTTCTTCCTTAAGCGCTTCCATTTTGGCGAATTGCTCTGGAGTAAGGATCACTTTCAGCTCGGTCATGCGTGCATCATGCAGCTCCTTGCCAGCACCTTTGTTCCCTTCTTTCATTTCTTCACGCTGGGTCTGACGCTCTGCACGCATCTGTTCAACTTTCTCAGCGTATTTGGCGTTCAACGCACCGACTTTTTCAACTTGCTCTGGAGTCAGGTCCAATGACTTGGTCATTTGTACTGTCTGCATCTTGGCTCGCTCTGCAGGCGTTTTGCGTTCCTTGTCCTGTGCGTTTACCGCTGCAGCTGTGAAAATGGTCACCGCTGCTATCATCATTAACTTTTTCATGTTCCTTATGGTTTGCTCCGGAATACCGGTGTTGGGGTTCGTTAGTACGTATTGGACAATTCTCGTGCCGAATAGTTCGATCTGAAGCGCATTAAATGCAAAAGGGCATTCACGTGGAACACCCTTCATACACTTGGAAAATTGGACCGATCACTCGTTATGTGGAGCCGTTTGCTGACGTTGCTGAGCACCCGCGTTGCGCTTTTCAGCACGAATGGCGTTCATTTTGGTGTATTGTTCCGGGGTCAGGATCTCTTTGATCTCGCGGCCGTGTTGGTCACGAAGTTCTTTGCTTCGTTGAACACGTGCCTCACGATCACCTTCAGCTTTGCTTAATGCATTCATAGCATCAGAATAGCGAAGGTCAGCAGCTTTCATGCTGGCCACCTGGGCCTCACTTAAACCTACCTCCTTCATCCATGCAGCTTCTTTTTCTTGCTCAACGGTGTTCTCGGTGATCGTTGTACCTGTCTGAGCATAAAGGCCAGTGAACGAAAATGCTGCAATAGCAGTAAAGGCGATGGTTACTAGTTTCATAGGTGTAATGTGGTTTTCAATGGATAGACGTTCAGGAATGCAAAAAGGTTGCCAAAGGCTTTTCCAAACGCGCTGGCACAGATCGAAGATAGCTAAATAGACGTTTCGTCACTGACCTTCAGCTTCTACAGCGGATAAGGATGTTGCTTCCCGACCAGTTCAAGCGTTCTGTACATGGTGCTTGCGCCCAACGCTGAGCATGAATAGCCTTATCTGTTCATTGAATGTTTCGCTATTCTCCATGTTGCTAAGGTGACTGGTATTGGGAATTTGCACGAGCGTACTTCCTGGAATGGCTTCATGCATTCTTGTGCTTTCAATTGCCGGGATCAGTTGGTCATTCTCGCCTGTGATAATGAGCGTTGGTACTGAAATGCCCGCAAGCATATCGGTCCTGTCCGGCCGAACAGCCATTCCGCGCGAAGCAGCCGCAACAGCGGCTGGCTCCTGACGCTCCATCATGCTCTTCAGGTGGTCTACCACATCGACACGTGTACGTTTGGTATGCTCGGAGATCAAACGGTCGAATAGTCCTTCAGCAATTTTTGCAACACCGCTTTCCATTGCGGTCTTGGCGGTCAGTAGCCTTGCCTTACGTATTTCTTCCGTATCGTCGGTCGCTTTTGTGTGGCAGAGTATCAGCCCCTGTACCATTGATGGATATTTCTGCAAAAAAGCGAGGGCGATATATCCTCCCATGGAGAGTCCGCAGATCACGGCACGTTGGATCCCCATTGTTCTTAATAGCGCATGAAGATCCGAGGCATAGTCGCCCATGTTCATGATGTCCGGCGTAACACCCGAATCACCGAAGCCACGTAGGTCAGGCGCAATCGGCCGTGCAATGTCACGTAACCCTTCCAACTGAGGCCGCCACATGGTACGATCCAATGGAAAACCATGGATCAGTAAGAGCGGGATCCGCTTTTCTTGTTGACCGTAGGTCATGAACCGCAAGTTATGCAATGGAGATGGCAATCGTCAAATCTTATCTCATGATCCCGAACGCAGAAGGAATTGTAAGCTTGTTGTTCTAACTCAGTGAGTTGAGAAGTACCAGGTATGGATCCCGAATTCTTAGCTCCAAATACCGTGCATGTTAATTTATGTGTTTCATTCCCGGTTTCGTCGAATTGATAGTTGAGAATGACTTTGTCCTGAATACTTTTGTATGGAAGAAACAATATGTTGTTCTCAGAAGAACATGTTGTCATGAAATACTGATCAACGCGACTCTACGTTCAGAGAACATGGTTTGGTTTGAAAAGCATTGAAAATGACGTGAAGTGAACCAAGGGAGGGAGAGCCCTGAAATTTACTTCTAGTTTAGGAATGGTCCCGGTTTTACCGGGATCATTTCGTTTGGGGCCACCTGATACTTTTTTCCAGAACGCTATTGCGTTGGCGTGGATCGTCAACCATGCCTATCAGCAATGTTTTTCGTTGAAAGCAGATAACGGTCGATACACCCGGTAAAGACCTATGGTCCAGTTGTCCGGTGTTAATTCTCAGATGCGAGCTTTGAGTACACGGCGCTATCAAGGAATTCTCCGTTCCAATAATAGTTCTCTTTGAAAAGGCCCTCGCGAACGAACCCATTGGACAGTAGCAAAGCGTTGGATGCACTATTCTTAGGATCCGTACGGGCTTCTATACTATGGAACCCTAGGCCGCCAAAGCCATGGGCTACCACTGCCTTCATCGCTTCGCTCATGATCCCTTTGCGCCAATGGTCGGCATGAAGCGTATAGCCGATCTCACCGCGATAGTGTTCCGGTTGAATGCGGTGGTATCCGATCATACCGATCAACGTGGGATCATTCTTTGTTGTAATTCCCCAAGTGATGGATGAACTGTCTTCTCGCCCCTTTTTTAGTCGCGCTATGAGTTCGACGCTATCCTTGATCTCTTTTGCACGTGGCTTACCAATGTATTGCATCACGCGCTCGTCCGATCGGATCGCGAAGACCGCTTCGACATCGTGCATAGTGATCTCCCGTAGAACGAGACGTTCGGTGTGGAGCGTTGGAAATGGGTCGGTCTTGAGTTGAGACATTATCTCTAGCGCCTTGTGAAGATCAGTCCGGTCGATGCGTAACGCAGATCTCCAGATCACGATAGTGGACCACTTGACCTGAACGGATCTTGCACGTTTTGCGCAATTCCTGTTCGCCATCGACCTTCACCAGACCTTCTGCCACCAACATCTTCCCTTCGCCACCGCTGTTACAGACCCCGGCTAATTTCAAGAGCTGGTTCAATTCGATGTATTCGGTGTGTATGGTTATCGTCCTAATCTCCATTCATGAACTGTTTAATTCATGCAACGTTAGTAGATCGAGATGATCTTCAATAGTTGAACGACGGATCCGAGTTGAAATTCGGCAGTTTCTCCTACACGATTTCCCATCAAGGCGCGTGCGATCGGCGACGTAAAGGCTATGCGTAGTTGTTTTACGGAAGCCTCGTCAACACCAACCAAAGTGAATGTGAATTGCTTTCCACGCTGCGGACCTGTCTGATGTTCAAAGGTCACCGTTGCACCGAAACGGACATCGTCCATTGGTCCGTCGGTCCGTTCTACAACACGCGCTGTAACTATCCGTTCATTCAAGAGGTTCAGCTTACCGTCGATCACCGCATGTGATCTTCGACGTTCATCATCACTTCCACGAACCGCAGAACGTTCGGTTTCCAATGCTTTACGTTCGGCTTGCAATTGCTCCAGACCACGCTGGGTTACATAATTGGTAACGCCGTCCGGCAACGCGGCACGTGGTGGTATGAAGGGCGCTTCTTCCTGGTCGTCCTCACGTACGAATCCTCTGCTCATGGTCTGTTACAAAGATCGGAGTTGTCGATCGAACCAAAGCGCCAAGATCATTATTCCTGTCGGGCCCTTGCTTTTGCCTGTTGGTTGTGCCAGTCATCGAAGAGCACACTTAACCAAACACCTCCCGGAATACTGAAGAACATTACAATGAGAATAAAGTTCAGATCTATGCCCACTAGAACGAACACTAGCGCAATGATGATCCAACAAAGGATAATGCCGATGATGATCCCGAAACAACCGGCCATTTTGGGTACGAAATATGCCACGTTGGAATCGAAGTATTCATGGTAGAATCTTTCATACTTCATTCGGCCGAAGTGTTCCGCTCTGGCTTTCGTGGAGTGCTGATCGCGGCGTACGTTCCGCTCATACCTGGCCTGCTCCTTTGCAGGTGCGGAACGTGGGCTCGGGCTAAAGCGGGTCACATCGTAACGCGAACGTTTGATCGGGTCGGATAGGATCTCATAGGCTTGGGTCACCCGAATGAATTGTTCTTGTGCATTCACTTCTTTGGATACATCCGGATGGTAGCGTTTGGCCAAAGAACGATATGCTTCTTTGATCGCATGCGCATCTGCAGAATAGGTAAGGCCCAGTGTTGCGTAGTGATCCATGGGCGATCGAAGCTTGGCTCTTTATTGGTCTGCTGCAATGAACTCCAAGGTGCGTATTCGGATCACGCTGAACTGATCCAAGAAACGGAATTATTCATAGATACTCAGCCGTTGTTCAAGAATATGCATTTCCTGTTGCATGTTCTCCATGCGTTCCAGCATATGGCTTATTGCTTCAAGGCCTTCCAGATTGATCTGTAGGTCGTAATGCATCCGGGCCAGTTTTTCTATGCGGGGAAGATACTCCGGTTCAACGTAGCGTTGTTTCTTGATGGTGGTGATACGGATAAGACCACGTTCACCAAGTGCTTCAACAAAACTAGCCTCGATTCCTTCATTGGTACAGTAGAGCTGTATCGCGATCAGTTCTTCGGTTTCCATGGTCTAATCTGTTTTACGTAGTTCCGCTAGTTGTTGAAACAATTCCTTTTCTTCTTTGCTAAGGCCTTTTGGAAGTTCCACATTGTAGGTGACATACAGGTCTCCGAAATGACCATCTTTTTTATAGATCGGGAAACCTTTTCCTTTCAATTTCACCTTGGTATTATTCTGTGTTTCGGGAGCTACGTTGAGCTTTACGGCACCTTCCAGCGTGTTCAACGTAAGTGCACTGCCCAACATGGCTGTGGTAAGGCTAATGTTCTCTGTTGTGTACAGGTCTTTTCCAACACGTTGGAATTTCGGGTCCGGGTCAATATGGAACGTGATATAAAGATCACCATGTGGACCACCATTCGCACCAGCCCCGCCATGGCCGCTGATCTTTATGGTCTGCCCGTCCTCAATGCCCGCAGGCACCGTGATCCGGATCTGTTTGCCATTTACCGTAAGCGTTTGCTTGTGGGTCTTGTATGCGTTCAATAGATCAAGACGTACTTCTGCTTGGAAGTCAGGACCCCGGAATTTTACTTGCCTACCGCCACTCCCACCGAACATACTGCTGAATATATCATCATATCCTTCCGCACCGCCAAAGGCATCACTGCCGCCAAAACCGCTACCGCCACCGGTTGCGCCGCCTTGCCATTGTTGTGATCGTTGCTTTTGTGCTTCGCGCATTTGGTCCGCATGTTTCCATTGGTCGCCGAACTCATCATAATTCTTACGCGTTGCCGGATCACTTAGGACCTCATTGGCTTCATTGATCTCTTGGAATTTCTTCTTCGCATCGTTGTCATTGGGATTCAGATCCGGATGCAGCTTACGCGCCAATTTTCTGTAAGCGGCTTTGATCTGCTCGGCCTTAGCCTTTCGATCCACACCAAGGACCTTGTAGTAATCGGTTGCCATGGATGCGAAGTTAGCCGCAGGGGAGGGTCGTATGCTAATTCGTAGGTCACCACCTACGAGAATT includes:
- a CDS encoding alpha/beta fold hydrolase; translated protein: MTYGQQEKRIPLLLIHGFPLDRTMWRPQLEGLRDIARPIAPDLRGFGDSGVTPDIMNMGDYASDLHALLRTMGIQRAVICGLSMGGYIALAFLQKYPSMVQGLILCHTKATDDTEEIRKARLLTAKTAMESGVAKIAEGLFDRLISEHTKRTRVDVVDHLKSMMERQEPAAVAAASRGMAVRPDRTDMLAGISVPTLIITGENDQLIPAIESTRMHEAIPGSTLVQIPNTSHLSNMENSETFNEQIRLFMLSVGRKHHVQNA
- a CDS encoding GNAT family N-acetyltransferase, whose protein sequence is MSQLKTDPFPTLHTERLVLREITMHDVEAVFAIRSDERVMQYIGKPRAKEIKDSVELIARLKKGREDSSSITWGITTKNDPTLIGMIGYHRIQPEHYRGEIGYTLHADHWRKGIMSEAMKAVVAHGFGGLGFHSIEARTDPKNSASNALLLSNGFVREGLFKENYYWNGEFLDSAVYSKLASEN
- a CDS encoding RNA-binding S4 domain-containing protein codes for the protein MEIRTITIHTEYIELNQLLKLAGVCNSGGEGKMLVAEGLVKVDGEQELRKTCKIRSGQVVHYRDLEICVTHRPD
- a CDS encoding GreA/GreB family elongation factor encodes the protein MSRGFVREDDQEEAPFIPPRAALPDGVTNYVTQRGLEQLQAERKALETERSAVRGSDDERRRSHAVIDGKLNLLNERIVTARVVERTDGPMDDVRFGATVTFEHQTGPQRGKQFTFTLVGVDEASVKQLRIAFTSPIARALMGNRVGETAEFQLGSVVQLLKIISIY
- a CDS encoding DnaJ domain-containing protein, translating into MDHYATLGLTYSADAHAIKEAYRSLAKRYHPDVSKEVNAQEQFIRVTQAYEILSDPIKRSRYDVTRFSPSPRSAPAKEQARYERNVRRDQHSTKARAEHFGRMKYERFYHEYFDSNVAYFVPKMAGCFGIIIGIILCWIIIALVFVLVGIDLNFILIVMFFSIPGGVWLSVLFDDWHNQQAKARARQE
- a CDS encoding chaperone modulator CbpM: METEELIAIQLYCTNEGIEASFVEALGERGLIRITTIKKQRYVEPEYLPRIEKLARMHYDLQINLEGLEAISHMLERMENMQQEMHILEQRLSIYE
- a CDS encoding J domain-containing protein; the encoded protein is MATDYYKVLGVDRKAKAEQIKAAYRKLARKLHPDLNPNDNDAKKKFQEINEANEVLSDPATRKNYDEFGDQWKHADQMREAQKQRSQQWQGGATGGGSGFGGSDAFGGAEGYDDIFSSMFGGSGGRQVKFRGPDFQAEVRLDLLNAYKTHKQTLTVNGKQIRITVPAGIEDGQTIKISGHGGAGANGGPHGDLYITFHIDPDPKFQRVGKDLYTTENISLTTAMLGSALTLNTLEGAVKLNVAPETQNNTKVKLKGKGFPIYKKDGHFGDLYVTYNVELPKGLSKEEKELFQQLAELRKTD